A window of Micromonospora sp. WMMC415 genomic DNA:
CGGCATCTCGCCCGACGGCAGGTCCCAGCCGCCGGTGTCCGCGCCCGCCCAGGGGTCGACCGGGGCCCGGTCCTCGGGGGCCTCGACCGGGCGCGGCGGCACCGGGGTCGGCTCGGCCGACTCGCCCCAGGCACGCTTGCGCGGCGACGGGGGTGGCACCGCCGCCGACCCGCTCCACCGGGGCGCGGGCGGCTCGGGAGCCTCCTCGGCCGGCAGCTTGCGGGTGCCCGACGGGCCGTGGGCCTCCTCGGCCGGCAGCTTGCGGGTGCCGGCCGGGCCGGCGGACGCGGCATCGGGCGGCGGCTCACCGGCCGGGAACTGGCGGGTGCCCCGCGGCCCGGAGGGCTGACCGCCGCCCGCCGCAGCGGTGGCGGGCGGGACGCCCCCGACGGAGGCCGGCGCGGGCGTGGTGGGCTGGTCGTCCGCGGCCGGTGCGTCGGCCGTCGGGGGCGTGCCCTGGGCCGGCGCGGGCGGGCTGGCCGGGCCGGACGGCTCCGCCCGGGATCCGGTCGCCTCGGGCGGCGCGGACGGCGTGACGGGGGTCGGCTCGTCGGTGACCGCCGGTTCCCGGTCCCGGTGCGGGGTCGTCCCGTCGACCGGCCGGTCTGTTCCCGGCTGCGGCTCCGGCTGCGGCATCGCGGCAATCTGCTTCCTACTAGTTGCTCATTGGTGAGCGGTTCGGATGATTCGCGCTCCGCTCGGCGGTGGCCGGGCTGGAGTCCTGGACCGGCAGTCTGGTCCGGTGGCGATCGGCCCTGTCCTGCAAGATCTGCTTCACGGCGTGATGCGAAGTGTGCAGGGCGATGTCGGGGTCGCCTGCTCGCTGCAGGATGTTGATCGCGGCGTTCACGTCGGCCTGCCACACCACCCTGCAGGAGGTGCAGTGAAGCCGGTCACCGCTACGTCGGCCGAGGCTGCCGCAGCGGTGACAGGCTTGTGAGGTGTAGGCGGCGTTGACGTGGACGAGCGCAGAACCTCTGCGTTCCGACACGTTGGTTAGCGCCTCAGCGGTGACCCCTTTGGTCCACGCGGCGAGGCGACGGTTGACGTTCCTATCGAGCTTTGTGCGTCCGGCGAAGCTTTTGGTGAGGTCTTCGGCGACCACCGTGGCGGCCTTGTCAACGACCCGGTGCACGGCGATAAAGATCTCCGTGCGGACCTGCGCCCGATGACGGGCGGCCTGCCGGTCCCGCTTCACGTACCCCAGATTGTTGACCTTGATCCGGTTCGCTTTGCGGTGGTCGCCGCGGCGGGCGGCGGTGTTGGCGATCGAGCGCAGCTTCGCCCGGCGCCGGTTGCGCTGCTTCAACCGGTCCGACTCCGTAGCCAGCAGCTCGCCTAGGCGGGTGCCGTGGTGCTCGCCGTCGGAGTCGGTCAGGACTTCGGTGTAGCCCTTGTCGACGCCGATGGTCCGGCTGCCGCGCGGTCGCTGCGACGATCGCATCTGAGATACGTCGATCTGGTAGTGCACCTCGACCCGGCCGCCGCGCAGGATCAGCCGCAGCGTGCCGGTTGGAGCGACCGTCGTGGACAGCGGGATCCTGACCATCTTGCGGCGTTCGAGACCGGGTACCGCCAGCCACAGCCGGCCGTGCCCGTCAGTAAGGGTGTGGTGCTGGTCGGCGCGCACGACGATCTGATCGTGGGTGCGGTTCTTGCCTCGCCGCCAGTGCTTGCGCATCTGCCGGGCCAGGAACGGATCGTCCGCCCACCGGTGGGTCTTAAGCGCGGTGAGCATGCGCTTGCGCTCGGCCGGAGCGCCGGTGCGCCGCAGGATCGCCCGCCGCACCTCGACCTTGGCCGAAGCCAGGTGCGCCGCGATGTCGGCCATCGCGTCGCGGGCGGTCTCCTTCCAGGCGTTTGCCAGCACACCGAACCGCTGGTGCGTGCCATCGGCCAGCCACCGGTCTCGAACCTGTCGGTCCTTCAGCCCGGACCCCACCCCGCTGATCGAGCCGTAACGCTGCCACACCTCGCTGCGCACCCGACCCAGCCGGCGGGCCTGCTCCACCAGCGCCATGTACTTGCCCGGATTCAGGCCAATCGAGTAGGCGATGCGGGTGACCTTCACCCGTTGCCTCCCGTGATCAGATCCGCACCCTTGAGTTCCCTCTCGTAGCATCGCAGCCCGTCCGATCGGCACAAGAAGGCTGCAACGATCGCCAGCAGAGCCTCCACCAACCCCTGCTGCGGTGACAGTGACTTGAAGTTGCCCACGACAATCTGGCAGCCACGGCAGGCAGCCGTGTGCGCCAGACGGTCGAGGGACGTCACTTCTAGTCATTCCTCCTCTTGCCGAATTGAGGTTAGTACCGGTGTGCCATCACCGGGAGCCGGCCGCCGGCCGCCGGTACGGCGTGACCGGCCGGCCGTCCGTCTGAACCGCTCTGAGCAGGGCGTCGGTCCTGGCCGGCCGTCTGGCAGCGGTGGCTCCATTCGCCAGCGGCAGGTGGATGCTCGCCCGCGGCGCGGTCGGCCGGCCGGTGGGCGGCTACCCTTGGGCATCATGAGCGTTCCGTCCACCACGCCGCGCCCCGCCGCGGCCAACCCGTCGGTCTGGTCCCGCCTGGAGCCGCTGCTGCCCCAGGTGACCAAGCCCATCCAGTACGTCGGTGGCGAGCTGGGGGCGGTGGTCAAGGACTGGGACGCGGCGGCGGTGCGCTGGGCGTTGATGTACCCGGACGCGTACGAGGTCGGCCTGCCCAACCAGGGTGTGCAGATCCTCTACGAGGTGCTCAACGAGCTGCCCGACGTGCTGGCCGAGCGGACGTACGCGGTCTGGCCGGACCTGGAGAAGCTGATGCGCGCCCACGGCGTGCCGCAGTTCACGGTCGACGCGCACCGCCCGGTCCGCGACTTCGACGTGTTCGGCGTCTCCTTCTCCACCGAGCTGGGCTACACCAACCTGCTCACCGCGATCGACCTCGCCGGCATCCCGCTGCTCGCCGCCGACCGCACCGACGCCGACCCGGTGATCGTGGCCGGCGGGCACGCCGCGTTCAACCCGGAGCCGATCGCCGACTTCGTCGACGCCGCCGTGCTCGGCGACGGCGAGGAGGCGGTCCTGGAGATCACCACGATCGTCCGGGAGTGGAAGGCCGAGGGTTCCCCGGGCGGACGCGACGAGCTGCTGCTGCGGCTGGCCCGCACCGAGAGCGTCTACGTCCCGCGCTTCTACGACGTGGATTACCTGCCCGACGGCCGGATCCAGCGGGTCGTGCCGAACCGCCCGGACGTGCCGTTCCGGGTGCACAAGCGCACGACGATGGACCTGGACGCCTGGCCGTACCCGAAGAAGCCCCTCGTCCCGCTGGCCGAGACGGTCCACGAGCGGTACGCGGTGGAGATCTTCCGGGGCTGCACCCGCGGGTGCCGGTTCTGCCAGGCGGGCATGATCACCCGCCCGGTGCGCGAGCGGTCGATCACCACGGTGGGGCAGATGGTGCAGCAGGGGCTGGAGTTCTCCGGCTTCCACGAGGTGGGCCTGCTGTCACTGTCGTCGGCCGACCACTCGGAGATCGGCGACATGTGCTCCGGCCTCGCCCAGCAGTACGAGGGCACCAACGTGTCCCTCTCCCTGCCGTCGACCCGGGTGGACGCGTTCAACATCGAGCTGGCGCAGGAACTGTCCCGCAACGGCCGGCGGACCGGTCTGACCTTCGCCCCCGAGGGCGGGTCGGAGCGGATCCGCAAGGTGATCAACAAGATGGTGTCGAAGGAAGACCTCATCCGCACCGTGGTCACCGCCTACACCAACGGCTGGCGGCAGGTGAAGCTCTACTTCATGTGCGGCCTGCCCACCGAGACCGACGAGGACGTCCTCGAGATCGCCGACATGGCGCACGAGGTCATCCGGGCCGGCCGGGCGGCGACCGGCTCGAAGGACATCCGCTGCACGGTGTCGATCGGCGGGTTCGTGCCGAAGCCGCACACCCCGTTCCAGTGGGCGGCGATGGAGCGGCCGGAGGTCATCGACGGCCGGCTCAAGCTGCTCAAGCAGGCCATCAACGCCGACCGGTCGCTGGGCCGGGCGATCGGCTTCCGCTACCACGACGGTGAGCCGTCGCTGATCGAGGGCCTGCTGTCCCGCGGTGACCGCCGGGTCGGCGCGGTGATCCGGAAGGTCTGGGAGAACGGCGGCCGCTTCGACGGCTGGAGCGAGCACTTCTCGTACCAGCGGTGGGTGGACGCCGCCGCCGAGGCCCTGCCGGCCTTCGGCGTCGACCTCGACTGGTACACCACCCGGGAGCGCGAGGAGCTGGAGGTCCTGCCCTGGGACCACCTGGACTCCGGCCTCGACAAGGACTGGCTCTGGCAGGACTGGCAGGACTCGCTCAGCGAGTACGAGCAGGACGACTGCCGGTGGACCCCGTGCTTCGACTGCGGCGTCTGCCCGTCGATGGACACGGAGATCCAGATCGGTCCCACCGGGAAGAAGTTGCTCCCGCTGACCCCGATCAACGGCCTGCGGGTCCCCAGCGGCACCCCGCAGTAGCCCCCGGGGCCGGCGACCGCCGCCGGCCCGGACATCCGAGGAGCACGACGATCAGTAGGAAACCACAGCCGGAGGGCGGGCAGGCGCCGGTCGTCCAGCGCATCCGCATCCGGTACGCCAAGCGGGGGCCGCTGCGGTTCACCTCGCACCGGGACTTCGCGCGCGCGTTCGAGCGGGCGCTGCGCCGGGCGGGTGTGCCGATGGCGTACTCCCAGGGCTTCACACCCCACCCCAAGATCTCGTACGCCAGCGCGGCGCCCACCGGCGTGGCGAGCGAGGCGGAGTACCTGGAGATCGGGCTGCGCGACGCGGTCGACCCGGCCGCGCTGCGCGGCGCGCTCGACGCCGCTCTCTCGCCCGGGCTGGACGTGCTCGACGCCGTGGTCGCGACGGGCGGGAGCCTCGCCGACCGGATCCAGGCGTCGCACTGGCGGATCGAGCTGCCCGAGGTCGACGCCGCCGTGCTGCAGAAGGCGGTGGCCGCCTTCAGCGCCGCCGACGAGGTGCTGGTCGAGCGGATGACCAAGCAGGGCCGGCGCACCTTCGACGCCCGGGCGGCGGTCAACTCCATCGATGTGATCACACCGGCCGAGACGCCTTCCGGGGTCCCGGCGGTACCGTGTGCGATACTCGAACTGGTCGTGCGGCAGGTCACCCCCTCCGTACGGCCCGATGACGTCCTTTCCGGCCTCCGCGTGGTGGCCGACCTGGAGCCGCCGGTCTCACCGAGGGTGACCCGGCTGGCACAGGGCATGCTGACCGCGCAGGGTGCGATAGCGGATCCGTTGGAAGCGGACCGCGACGGGGCAACCATCGACGGGCACTGACCGACGGTCGGTGCCCGGCTAGGCAGACTTCGGCGGTCGCGCGGCTCGCGCGAACGGCGGAAACACCTTTTGCGGCGACCCTGCGTGGCAGCGCTCACCCGCGCCCGGGGCAGCCAGAACTGGAGAACGCCCATGCTCGAGAACGAGCCCGAGGGCGGCGAACGCACCGGCTCCCAGCCGGTTGGCGAGACCGCCGCACACCACACCGCCCAGGGCGGTGCCCCCACGAACCCCGCCGACCCGTCGGCGGAGAGCGGGAACCCGACCGCCGGCGAGCCCGCCGCGGCCAGCCCGGACGAGCCGGCGGGCGACGCCCCCGGTGCGTCGACCGGCCCCGCCCCGGGCGAGCTCGCCGACAGCGGCGTCGCCGAACTGGGCCCGCCGTCGACCCCCCGCAAGCGCGCCAGCCGGCGGCGGGTCGCCCCGGTGACCCAGCCCGAGCAGACCGAGGCCCCGGTCGAGGCCAGCAGCGACGCCGTGCCGGGCAGCGGCGAGGCCCCCCAGGCGGAGGTGCTCGCCCCCGTGTCCGGGGACGGGGAGCCGCCCGCGAAGGCGACGCGCCGCCGCCGCAAGGCCACCACGACCAGGGCCGCCGAGGAGCCCCTCACCGCGGCCGCGGCGGAGGAGGCCGGGGCGGACGTCGTACCGCCGGTGAAGGTGACCCGTACCCGACGCAAGAAGGCGGCCCCCGCGGCCGCCGAGCCGGCCGCGGAGACCCCGGCCGACGCCGCCGGGATCGGCACCGAGGCCGCGCCGGCGGAGCCGGTGGCGGCCGAGGCCGGCGCGACCGGGACCGAGGTCGAGCCGGAGGCCGGCACCGAGTTCGGCGCGGCGCAGACCGCTGCCGGCGGCGCCGCAGAGGTGCCCTCCGGGGTGTCCGCTCCCGCCGAGGAGGCCGAGCCGGAGCGCCCGACGCGGCGCCGGCGGGCGGCCCTCTCCGCGCCGACGGTGCTGTTCATGGCCCCGCAGCCGGAGGAGATCCCCGCCGCGCGGACCGTCGAGGAGCCCGCCGCCGAGGAGGCGGCCGAGCCGCCGCGCCGCCGCCGGCGCGGTCGCCGCGACGTCGAGCCGGTCGAGCCGGTCGAGCCGGTCGAGGCCGTCGAGGTCGAGGAGGAGCCGACCGAGGAGGCCGTCGAGGTCGCCGAGGACGAGGACGAGGACGAGACGGCCGCCGGCCGTCGGCGGCGCCGGCGTGGCCGGCGTGGCCGCGGCCGGGGCAAGGGCGGTGCCGACGAGGACGAGGAGGCCGAGGAGGCCGCTCAGGCCGAGGCGGAGGAGCCCGAGGCCGAGGAGGACGAGGAGCCCGAGGCCGAGGACGGCGACGGGCTGACCCGCCGCCGCCGGCGCCGGCGGCGGCGGGGAGCGGGCGACGTCGAGGCGGCCACGGACGACGGCGTGCCGACGGTCGTGAAGATCCGGGAGCCGCGCCGTACGGTCGACGAGGTGCAGGGCGTCTCCGGCTCCACCCGCCTGGAGGCCAAGCGCCAGCGGCGCCGGGACGGCCGTGAGCAGCGGCGTACCCGCCCGCCGATCCTCAGCGAGGCCGAGTTCCTGGCCCGGCGGGAGGCGGTCGACCGGGTGATGGCCGTCCGCCAGCGCGGCGACCGTACGCAGATCGCCGTCCTGGAGGACGGCGTGCTGGTCGAGCACTACGTGACCCGCAACTCGGCCGCCACGATGGCCGGCAACGTGTACCTGGGCAAGGTGCAGAACGTGCTGCCCAGCATGGAGGCGGCGTTCGTCGACATCGGCCGGGGCCGCAACGCCGTGCTGTACGCGGGCGAGGTCAACTGGGACACCACCGGCCTGGAGGGCCGGGCCCGGTCGATCGAGCAGGCCCTCAGGTCCGGTGACTCGGTGCTGGTGCAGGTCACCAAGGACCCGATCGGGCACAAGGGCGCCCGGTTGACCAGCCACGTGGCGCTCTCCGGCCGGCACCTCGTCTACGTCCCGGGCGGCAACGCGTCCGGGATCAGCCGCAAGCTGCCGGACAACGAGCGCAAGCGCCTGCGGGACGTGCTGAAGAAGCTGGTCCCGGACGGTGCCGGCGTGATCGTCCGCACCGCGGCCGAGGGCGCCAGCGAGGACGAGCTGGCCCGCGACGTCAAGCGGCTCCAGGCGCAGTGGGAGGACATCCAGGCCAAGGCCGCCGAGGGCGGCGCCCCGGTGCTGCTCTACGAGGAGCCCGACCTGGTCATCCGCGTCGTCCGGGACCTCTTCAACGAGGACTTCCGGGAGCTGGTGATCGAGGGCGAAGGCGCGTACGGCATGGTCGAGTCGTACCTGTCGCACGTCTCGCCGGACCTGGTCGCCCGCCTGCGCCGCCACCTGGGCGCGAGCGACGTGTTCGCCGAGTACCGGATCGACGAGCAGATCCTCAAGGGCCTGGACCGGAAGGTCTTCCTCCCCTCCGGCGGCCACCTGGTCATCGACCGGACCGAGGCGATGACCGTGGTGGACGTCAACACCGGCAAGTACACCGGTGCCGGCGGCAACCTGGAGGAGACGGTCACCCGGAACAACCTGGAGGCCGCCGAGGAGATCGTCCGCCAGCTGCGGCTGCGCGACATCGGCGGCATCGTGGTGATCGACTTCATCGACATGGTGCTGGAGTCGAACCGGGAGCTGGTGCTGCGCCGGCTGACCGAGTGCCTCGGGCGGGACCGCACCAAGCACCAGGTCACCGAGATCACCTCGCTCGGCCTGGTGCAGATGACCCGCAAGCGGATCGGCGCGGGCCTGCTGGAGGCGTTCAGCGAGACCTGCGAGTGCTGCAAGGGCCGGGGCCTGATCATCCACACCGAGCCGGTGCCGGAGAAGGCCCGCCCGGGCGGCGCGGGGGAGAAGGTCAAGGCCGTCGCCTCGGCCGCGCCCGTCGCCGAGGCGGGCACCTCGTCCCGCCGCCGCGGCCGCAAGAGCGTCCCGGCGGAGCGGACGGTGGTCGAGGTCACCGAGGACGAGAGCCCGGCCGACATCATCGGCACCACCGACGCCACCGGCGCCACGACGACCGGGTCGGACGCCGACTACTACGACACGATGGGCTACGACCTGTCCCGGTACGAGACCGAGACGCCGGCCGCGCCGGACATCGCCGACAGCCAGACCGGCGACTCGGCCCGGCTGGCGGCGCCCGACGACCCGGACGCGCTGGGCGACGGCGAGGAGTCCGAGGGCGGCTCCGGCCGGCGACGGTCCCGGAGGGGTGGCGCCCGCCGGCGTACCCGCCCCTGACCGATCGGCTCACGACAGGGCTCCCGCTCCGGCGGGGGCCCTGTCGTCGTGTGCGGCCGGGTAGGGTGGGCTCTTCGGGCGGGCCCGGTTTGGGAGTCGGCCCGACCATGGCGTACGCTTGCCTGCGGCGCACTTTGGTGTGCCGAGTTCCCGCGTGCCCACGCCGCCGTGCCTCTGCTGCCCGGCGAGCCGCCGTGGGAACGACCGCCAGCAGCCTCAACGACAGGGAGTCCGCCTCCGATGTACGCGATCGTCAAGACCGGCGGCAAGCAGTACAAGGTCGCCGAAGGCGACGTGATCGAGGTCGAGAAGCTCGTCGGTGCCCCCGGCGACGCGGTGAAGCTCGCCGCGGTGCTCCTCGTCGACGGTGACGACCTGGTGACCGACGCGGCGAAGCTTGCCAAGGTCGAGGTGTCCGGCGAGATCGCCGCGCACACCAAGGGCCCGAAGATCCGGATCCACAAGTTCAAGAACAAGACCGGCTACCACAAGCGCCAGGGTCACCGCCAGCCGCTGACCCAGGTCAAGGTGACCGGCATCTCCAGCGGGAAGTAGGTCGTCCTCCAATGGCTCACAAAAAGGGTGCGTCCAGCTCGCGTAACGGCCGTGACTCCGCGGCCCAGCGGCTCGGCGTGAAGCGCTTCGGTGGTCAGGTCGTGAGCGCGGGTGAGATCCTCATCCGCCAGCGCGGCACCAAGTTCCACCCGGGTGACCTGGTCGGCCGCGGCGGAGACGACACGCTCTTCGCGCTGGCCGCCGGCGCGGTCCAGTTCGGCACCAAGCGCGGCCGCAAGACCGTCAGCATCGTGCCGCAGCAGTAGTTCGAAGGCGTTGCGGGCCGCGGACCTCGGGTCCCGGCCCGCTTCGCTTTTTCTCGTGCGGGGGCGTACCTCGCTGGAAGGATTGGTGGCGTGACGACGTTCGTTGACCGGGTCGTCCTGCATTTGCAGGCCGGCGACGGCGGGCACGGCTGCACCTCGATCCACCGGGAGAAGTTCAAGCCCTTCGGCGGGCCCGACGGCGGCAACGGCGGGCACGGCGGCAGCGTCTCCCTGGTGGTCGACCCGCAGGTCCACACGCTGCTCGACTTCCATTTCCGCCCGCACGTCAAGGCAGCCAACGGCAAGGGCGGCGCCGGCTCGAACCGGGACGGCGCGAACGGCGCCGACCTGGTGCTGAAGGTGCCGAACGGCACGGTCGTGCAGGCCCTCGACGGCACGGTGCTGGCCGACATGGTCGGCGCCGGCACCACCTTCGAGGTCGCCCGGGGCGGCCGTGGCGGCCGGGGCAACGCGGCGCTGGCCAACGCCCGCCGCAAGGCGCCCGGCTTCGCCGAACTGGGCGAGCCCGGCGACGTGATCGACGTGGTGCTGGAGCTGAAGAGCGTCGCCGACGTCGGCCTGGTCGGCTACCCGTCCGCCGGCAAGTCGTCGCTGATCTCGGTGATCTCGGCCGCCAAGCCGAAGATCGCCGACTACCCGTTCACCACCCTCGTGCCGAACCTCGGCGTGGTCCGGGTGGACAACCACACCTTCACCGTCGCGGACGTGCCCGGCCTGATCCCCGGCGCGGCCACCGGCAAGGGGCTCGGCCTGGAGTTCCTCCGGCACATCGAGCGCTGCTCGGTGCTGGTTCACGTGGTCGACACCGCGACGCTGGAGACGGACCGCGACCCGGTCGCCGACATCGAGACGATCGAGGCGGAGCTGACCGCGTACGGAGGACTCGCCGACCGGCCCCGCCTGGTCGCGCTCAACAAGGTCGACGTGCCGGACGGGCGGGACCTGGCCGAGATCGTCCGGCCCGACCTGGAGGCACGCGGCTTCCGGGTGTTCGAGGTCTCCGCCGCGACCCGCGAGGGGCTCAAGGAGCTCATGTACGCGATGGCGGAGCTGGTCGAGGTCGCGCGGGCCGCCGCGCCGCCGGCCGAGCCCACCCGGATCGTCATCCGGCCGACGGCGGTCGACGACGCGGGCTTCACGATCGAGGCCGCCCCGGACGGCGCCTGGGTCGTGCGGGGCGTCCGACCCGAGCGTTGGGTCCGGCAGACGAACTTCGACAACGACGAGGCGATCGGCTACCTGGCCGACCGGCTGGCCCGCCTGGGCGTCGAGGAGAAGCTCGGCAAGGCCGGGGCGCAGGCCGGCGACCTGGTGCGCATCGGGGAGCGCGAGTTCGACTGGCAGCCCACCCTGTACGCCGGCGCCGACTTCGTCCCCGGCGTCCGCGGTGCCGACATCCGGCTGGAGGACAAGGCGCACCGGCCCAGCGCCGCCGAGCGGCTGGCCGCCCGCAAGGCCCGGCGGCAGCGGCCGGCCGACGAGGTCGAGGCGGGCGAACCGGAGCAGGACGCCGAATAGGAGGCGGGCGAACCGGAGCAGGACGCCGAATAGCTCGGTGCGCTCCGTGGTCGGGTCGACTGCCCGCAACCTGCGCGACAGACGCCCGGCTTAACGTCGGGTGATGCTGATCACGGCACGTACCGCCAGCGATCCGGAACTCGCCGCCCTGGTGGCGGCCCAGCACCGCGAACTGTGCGACAGCGGCTTCGCCGGCCCGCCCGGCGCTCCGCCGGAGGAACTCCGTTTCCTGGTGGCGGTCCTCGGTGGCCGGGCGGTCGCGTGCGGCGGGCTGCGGGCCCTCGACGACGGGAGCGGCGAGCTGCACCGGCTGTACGTCCGGCCGGCGTACCGGGGAAGGGGCATCGCCCGGCAACTGCTGGCGGCGCTGGAGGAGATGGCCTTCCGGTCCGGTCGCGCGCTGGTCCGGCTGCGGACCGCCGGGCACCTGGCCGGCTTCTACGCGACGTGCGGCTACCGGCGCATCCCCGGGTACGGCGAGCCGGACCCGTACACCGTCTGCTTCGCGAAGCGGCTGCCGGTCGCGGCCTGACACCGGCGGGCGGGCCGGGACCGGGGCGTGGCCACCGGCGGCCGTCATGCCGGCGGTGCCGGACGCCCGCCGCCGGTCCGGCCGACGTGGGACGTCAGGGCCGGTCGAACGGCGTGTCGAGCCGGCCGCCGGTGCCCACCCGGTTGGAGAGCAGGAGGCCGAGGGCGAGCATGCCGAAGCCGAGGAAGAGGTGCAGCCAGTTGGCGGCGTCGTTGACCGGGATGAGGTTCGCCGCGCTCTCCTGGTTGACAGCGAGGCCGTAGAGCCAGAGGCCGAGGTAGAGGGCGCCGCCGCCGGCCAGGAAGAGCCGCGCCCCGGCGATCCGCCGGGCCAGGACCAGACCGACCAGGCCGAACCCCAGGTGCAGGATGTTGTGCAGGACCGACACCTGGAAGAGACCGAGCAACTTCGCCTCCGAGTGGTGCCCGGCGAACCGCATGCCGTCGTAGTCGGTGGTGACCCCGGGAACGAACCCGAGCACCCCGAGCAGGACGAAGAGCCCGGCCACAGCGAGGGCCGCGAGCTGGACCCGGGTCCTCGACCCGCCGCGTGCGTTCCGCGCCATCGCTGCACCTTTCGTGGATCCACGGACCGCTGTCCGTGGCGCCGGGGGCGCGGATCGCCCGCACTCTCCGTGACGGCGGCGTCCGGACCCGACGATCCTCCATTTTGAAGTCCGTCCGGGTCGCTCCGCAGAGAAATCGCCGATCAGGCATGGAAGCGGAAACGCAGGGTAGGGATTCGTCGGCGGCGGTACGACCGTCGCCGTACCCCCCAGAATCGACCGCGCCGGTCATCCGAGCGGAAGGGACATCATGACCTACGATCTGTCACCTACGTCGTCCACGTACGGGTCGGAGTCCACGAACGGGGGCGGGGTGCGCGAGCAGGCCCGCCAGGTGGGCTCGGAGGCCAAGCAGGCCGGTGGGGCGGTCGCCGAGACCGCCAGGGAGCAGGGCCGGGAGGTCGCCGGCGAGGCCCGGCGGCAGGCCCGGAACCTGTACGGCGAGGCGCGCAGCCAACTCGCCAGCCAGACCGGTGAGCAGCAGCGCCGCGCCGCAGGCGGGCTCCGCTCGCTGGCCGACGAGATGCGAACGATGGCCGAGCAGGGCGGCCAGGCCGGCCCGGTGAGCGAACTCGCCCGCCAGGCCGCCGACCGCGTGCACGGCGTGGCCGGCTGGCTGGAGCAGCGCGAGCCCGGCGACATCATCGCCGAGGTGCGCGACTACGCCCGCCGCAACCCGGGCACCTTCCTGGTCGGCGCCGCCGTGCTCGGCGTGCTCGCCGGCCGGCTGACCCGCAACATCTCGGCCGCGAGCGACTCCGACGGTCAGGGCGCCCACGGCCCCGACTACGACCCGGAGCGCACCGCCGTCATCCCGACCGCGCGGGCGGTCCCGGACCAGATCCCGCCCGGCGGCTACCTGGACCCCACCC
This region includes:
- a CDS encoding DUF4383 domain-containing protein codes for the protein MARNARGGSRTRVQLAALAVAGLFVLLGVLGFVPGVTTDYDGMRFAGHHSEAKLLGLFQVSVLHNILHLGFGLVGLVLARRIAGARLFLAGGGALYLGLWLYGLAVNQESAANLIPVNDAANWLHLFLGFGMLALGLLLSNRVGTGGRLDTPFDRP
- the obgE gene encoding GTPase ObgE, with translation MTTFVDRVVLHLQAGDGGHGCTSIHREKFKPFGGPDGGNGGHGGSVSLVVDPQVHTLLDFHFRPHVKAANGKGGAGSNRDGANGADLVLKVPNGTVVQALDGTVLADMVGAGTTFEVARGGRGGRGNAALANARRKAPGFAELGEPGDVIDVVLELKSVADVGLVGYPSAGKSSLISVISAAKPKIADYPFTTLVPNLGVVRVDNHTFTVADVPGLIPGAATGKGLGLEFLRHIERCSVLVHVVDTATLETDRDPVADIETIEAELTAYGGLADRPRLVALNKVDVPDGRDLAEIVRPDLEARGFRVFEVSAATREGLKELMYAMAELVEVARAAAPPAEPTRIVIRPTAVDDAGFTIEAAPDGAWVVRGVRPERWVRQTNFDNDEAIGYLADRLARLGVEEKLGKAGAQAGDLVRIGEREFDWQPTLYAGADFVPGVRGADIRLEDKAHRPSAAERLAARKARRQRPADEVEAGEPEQDAE
- a CDS encoding GNAT family N-acetyltransferase, producing the protein MLITARTASDPELAALVAAQHRELCDSGFAGPPGAPPEELRFLVAVLGGRAVACGGLRALDDGSGELHRLYVRPAYRGRGIARQLLAALEEMAFRSGRALVRLRTAGHLAGFYATCGYRRIPGYGEPDPYTVCFAKRLPVAA